DNA from Gemmatimonadaceae bacterium:
ACGACGGCATCGACCGGCGCGGCTTTCTGCGCTGTATGGCATGGGCTGGGACGGCGACGGTCTGGGGAATGGTGGGTGGAATTCCCACCTCCTTCCCCGTCAGCCGCCTGCCCTATCTCACGGACGTCCAGCGCAAGAGCATCTTCTTCGTCCAGATCAGCGACAGTCACATCGGCTTCAACAAGGAAGCGAACAAGGACGTGACCGCGACGCTGCAGGAGGCGGTGGCGAAGGTGAACGCGCTGCCGCAGCGGCCCGCGCTCGTCTTGCACACCGGTGACATCACCCAACTCGCCAAGGCGGAGGAATTCGACACGGCGAACGAGGTATTGAAGGGACTCAAGACCAGCCGCGTCTTTTACGTCCCCGGCGAGCACGACGTCGCGACGGACAACGGCGTCACGTATCTCAAGCGATACGGCAAGGGCACGAAGGGCGGTGGCTGGTACAGCTTCGACCACTCAGGCGTCCATTTCATCGGCCTTGTCAACGTCCTCAATCTCAAGGCGGGCGGACTCGGCTCACTCGGTGCCGAGCAGATCGCGTGGCTCAAAAAGGACGTCGCGGCGTTGCCATCGAGCGCGCCGCTCGTGCTGTTCGCGCACGTGCCGCTGTGGACGGTGTATCCGGAGTGGGGTTGGGGGACCGATGATTCGCAGCAGGCGTTGGATCTTCTCAAGCGCTTCGGATCGGTCACGGTGCTGAACGGCCACATTCACCAGATCATGCAGAAGGTCGAAGGCAACGTGTCGTTCCACACCGCCATGTCGACCGCGTTTCCGCAGCCGACGCCCGGCACGGCGCCGGCACCGGGCCCGATGAAGGTCGAGCCGGAGCGGCTCAAGAGTGTCCTCGGCATCACCAACGTCACGTTCATTCCGGGGCGCGGCGCGCTCGCCGTCGTCGACGCGACGCTATCCGGTGAACCGCCGGCGTTCGAG
Protein-coding regions in this window:
- a CDS encoding plastocyanin/azurin family copper-binding protein — encoded protein: MSNHNDRDSDRFDAQGNTRPTGSNYITTDQSDDGIDRRGFLRCMAWAGTATVWGMVGGIPTSFPVSRLPYLTDVQRKSIFFVQISDSHIGFNKEANKDVTATLQEAVAKVNALPQRPALVLHTGDITQLAKAEEFDTANEVLKGLKTSRVFYVPGEHDVATDNGVTYLKRYGKGTKGGGWYSFDHSGVHFIGLVNVLNLKAGGLGSLGAEQIAWLKKDVAALPSSAPLVLFAHVPLWTVYPEWGWGTDDSQQALDLLKRFGSVTVLNGHIHQIMQKVEGNVSFHTAMSTAFPQPTPGTAPAPGPMKVEPERLKSVLGITNVTFIPGRGALAVVDATLSGEPPAFEAASHDAMMQRKASRKNFTLAANEIGIDNFAFAPSPLTVKAGTTVTWINKDDVPHLIVSTQAKFKPSTVLDTDQRFSVTLAKPGTYAYYCSLHPMMQGKIVVE